The Nitrospirales bacterium genome includes a window with the following:
- the glnD gene encoding [protein-PII] uridylyltransferase: MDDRIDAKNLATSVSGGKLSSGQILIQDQRDILRSLLMGGASGAEVVQRFTDFVDDQLIGRYRHIVQRANADRGAELQRCCLVAVGGYGRGELAPYSDIDVMILSEVSGLEVLDELSKGLFHHLWDLGFQVGHSVRSSGEALALADTDLSAKTSLMESRFLAGSARVFQDFQHRFIRRNLGKNVHQFIQHKVEERERDYAKFGETVFLLEPNIKKSKGGLRDLHLLQWVGLARYQMGTIQDLTNHGVLARKDMVALHEARELLWRIRCLMHFEAGRAQDILSFEDQERLAASFGMSDQTHLLAVEQFMQQYYRHTIGLHERCLRFVDRTRKISWWKRLNNVFPGPLIEGYFREFEGRLTVVPEKLTEVLGSPELLIRLFLLSQERRMPIHSQTIDELHEYLEDIPNEAFHTPVVSKIFREILANTGRVADTLTAMHRAKLLEKLVPAFARVRGLMQFNQYHKYTVDEHSLIAVREAELLDGNEGTLGEVYGQIQQKDLLHLALLLHDLGKGKPEDHSEVGKVIAQKTSDRLGLKQDERLLLEFLVHKHLLMAHTAFRRDIHDEKVIKRFAREVKTPEVLRQFLILTVADIAAVGPDVMNKWKETLLVDLFSHTHTMLCQEGEPSHDSQEELPYHEITRLMRERGQENLEGNPHKTIEDTWVREQLSLFPTRYRSSTSTDRMAVHLAAIKRLSSDVPLVETTFHQELNITEYTLIAHGGNKPGIFMNMTGVLAALGLEVLDAQIVTRKDGVVVDSFSVKDPDYEGPPPPRRLERVSQAIIAVLKGDATVDQIFERGKRVTFGRQYPTGRNKTEVKLDNDSSDRHTIIEVFADDKQGLLFVIARTLAGLGLSIHSARISTRLDQVADIFYVTAESEKIQDPDACTKIQQAILKEVDLFLDQQG, from the coding sequence ATGGATGATCGAATTGACGCCAAGAATCTTGCTACCTCCGTTTCCGGTGGGAAACTATCGTCTGGCCAAATCCTGATTCAAGATCAACGCGACATCTTACGCTCTCTACTCATGGGGGGCGCTTCAGGTGCTGAAGTTGTTCAGCGCTTTACGGATTTTGTTGACGATCAGTTAATCGGTCGATACCGACACATCGTTCAGCGAGCGAATGCGGACAGGGGAGCGGAGTTGCAGCGTTGTTGCCTTGTGGCGGTTGGTGGTTATGGACGAGGAGAGTTGGCGCCATATTCAGATATCGATGTCATGATCTTGTCAGAGGTCAGCGGGCTTGAAGTCTTGGACGAATTATCGAAAGGTTTATTTCACCATTTATGGGATCTTGGCTTTCAAGTCGGGCATAGTGTTCGGTCTTCCGGTGAAGCCTTGGCTTTGGCTGACACGGATCTATCGGCTAAAACATCCTTGATGGAGTCACGCTTCCTGGCAGGGAGTGCAAGGGTGTTTCAAGACTTTCAGCACCGTTTCATACGTCGAAATTTAGGGAAAAATGTGCACCAGTTCATACAGCACAAAGTGGAAGAGCGAGAGCGTGATTACGCGAAGTTTGGAGAAACCGTCTTTTTACTCGAACCGAATATCAAAAAAAGCAAAGGCGGGCTTCGAGATCTTCATCTCCTTCAATGGGTCGGCCTGGCCAGGTACCAGATGGGAACGATTCAAGATTTGACGAATCATGGTGTCTTGGCTAGAAAAGATATGGTGGCGCTACATGAGGCTCGAGAACTGTTGTGGCGTATTCGATGTCTGATGCATTTTGAGGCTGGACGTGCACAGGATATTTTGTCCTTTGAGGATCAAGAACGTTTAGCCGCGAGTTTTGGCATGAGCGATCAAACGCATTTGCTCGCGGTCGAGCAGTTTATGCAGCAGTACTATCGTCATACAATCGGTCTTCATGAGCGATGTCTGCGATTCGTGGACAGGACGAGAAAGATTTCTTGGTGGAAACGATTGAACAACGTGTTTCCCGGCCCATTGATCGAGGGATATTTTCGTGAATTTGAAGGCCGTTTAACGGTCGTTCCCGAGAAATTGACAGAAGTTTTGGGAAGTCCGGAGCTCCTCATTCGTCTGTTTCTCCTTAGCCAAGAGCGAAGAATGCCCATTCATAGTCAGACGATCGACGAACTCCATGAATATTTAGAAGACATCCCCAATGAAGCCTTTCACACACCGGTCGTCAGTAAAATATTTCGTGAAATTCTTGCGAATACGGGGCGAGTGGCCGATACCTTGACGGCCATGCATCGCGCCAAACTTCTCGAGAAGCTCGTGCCGGCGTTTGCTCGCGTTCGAGGACTGATGCAATTCAATCAGTATCATAAATACACCGTTGATGAACATAGTTTGATTGCCGTACGAGAGGCTGAGTTGTTAGACGGTAACGAAGGGACGTTAGGGGAAGTCTATGGCCAAATTCAACAAAAAGATCTTCTGCATCTGGCGCTTTTACTTCATGACTTAGGAAAAGGAAAGCCAGAGGATCACAGCGAAGTCGGAAAGGTCATCGCACAGAAGACGTCAGACCGTCTTGGATTGAAGCAAGACGAACGTCTACTCCTCGAGTTTCTCGTTCACAAACATCTCTTGATGGCTCATACGGCGTTTCGGCGAGATATCCATGACGAAAAAGTCATCAAACGGTTTGCCCGGGAAGTTAAGACTCCGGAAGTCTTACGTCAATTTTTGATCTTGACGGTGGCAGATATCGCAGCCGTCGGACCCGATGTGATGAATAAATGGAAAGAAACCCTTTTAGTGGACCTGTTTTCTCACACTCATACCATGCTTTGCCAAGAAGGGGAGCCTTCTCATGACAGCCAGGAAGAACTGCCTTATCACGAAATTACCAGGCTGATGAGGGAGCGAGGCCAAGAAAATCTTGAGGGGAATCCTCACAAAACTATTGAAGATACGTGGGTGCGAGAGCAATTGTCTCTCTTTCCGACTCGATATCGCTCGAGCACATCTACAGACCGAATGGCGGTACATCTTGCTGCGATTAAACGATTGTCGAGCGATGTTCCTCTCGTTGAAACCACTTTTCACCAAGAATTAAATATCACGGAATATACGCTCATCGCTCACGGGGGCAATAAACCTGGAATTTTCATGAATATGACAGGTGTGCTGGCGGCGCTGGGCCTGGAAGTGCTCGATGCACAAATTGTCACGAGAAAAGATGGTGTGGTCGTGGATTCGTTTTCGGTGAAAGATCCTGATTACGAGGGACCGCCACCCCCAAGAAGACTGGAGCGAGTCAGTCAAGCGATCATCGCTGTGTTGAAAGGTGACGCGACAGTCGATCAAATATTCGAACGTGGGAAGCGGGTCACGTTTGGTCGTCAATATCCAACAGGTCGAAACAAAACTGAGGTGAAGCTGGATAATGACAGCTCTGATCGACATACCATCATTGAAGTGTTCGCCGACGACAAGCAAGGATTGCTCTTTGTGATTGCTCGAACGTTGGCGGGTTTGGGCTTATCTATTCATTCCGCGCGGATTAGCACGCGGCTTGATCAGGTTGCCGATATCTTTTACGTCACGGCCGAAAGTGAAAAGATTCAAGACCCTGATGCTTGCACCAAGATTCAACAAGCAATCCTGAAAGAGGTTGACCTATTTCTTGACCAACAAGGGTGA
- a CDS encoding NAD+ synthase → MKTLRIAMVQMNPTLGDLDGNTQKICGWMKEARRVKADVVVFPELAITGYPPEDLLLKPRFLYDAHRMVERIVRQSADLCVVVGCLAGHFRKDLLSTRTMPSALNHLYNAAAVISEQQVFGTYAKRYLPNYGVFDERRYFHAGHKIPVFVIGGVKVGVNICEDIWYPDGPTRAQTLVGGAELIFNINASPFQSGKRQDRERMLSARARQNGVWLSYTNMVGGQDELVFDGDSMLVNEKGEVIKRGKAFEEDFLVSDLSFGQTKPRQISVKAKDRASRKFGKYLQRVVVSTVSRTRSKKPLAYESAEELNTLEEIYRALVLGVGDYVRKNRFTKVLIGVSGGIDSALTAVIARDALGAENVIGVMMPSPYTSRASKEDARALAKELAIQLHTMPIGQLFRAYLRALKKTFHDRPSDTTEENLQARIRGNLLMALSNKFGHLVLTTGNKSEMSVGYATLYGDMAGGFAVIKDVPKTVVFDLARWRSQYQGSRFETLTIPQRIQDRPPSAELKDNQLDQDTLPPYPVLDEILKAYIEDDCAPAEISERGFPLSTVKHVIAMVDRSEYKRRQAPVGIKITPRALGKDRRMPITNQYPHS, encoded by the coding sequence ATGAAGACATTACGTATCGCGATGGTTCAGATGAATCCCACACTAGGGGACCTGGACGGCAATACTCAGAAGATCTGCGGGTGGATGAAAGAGGCTCGTCGAGTTAAAGCTGATGTCGTCGTGTTTCCCGAACTGGCGATCACCGGGTATCCCCCGGAAGATCTGTTGCTGAAACCACGATTTTTGTACGATGCGCATCGGATGGTCGAACGTATCGTTCGGCAGAGTGCGGATCTCTGTGTTGTGGTCGGCTGTCTCGCGGGCCATTTTAGAAAGGATCTCTTATCGACGCGTACGATGCCGTCGGCGCTGAACCATCTTTATAACGCGGCAGCGGTGATCTCAGAACAGCAAGTCTTTGGCACGTATGCCAAACGCTATTTGCCGAATTATGGAGTGTTTGATGAGCGCCGATATTTTCATGCTGGTCATAAAATCCCGGTATTCGTGATCGGAGGTGTCAAGGTTGGCGTCAATATCTGTGAGGATATTTGGTACCCCGATGGTCCCACCCGGGCGCAAACTCTCGTGGGAGGAGCGGAGCTGATTTTCAACATTAATGCTTCGCCCTTTCAGTCGGGAAAAAGACAAGATCGAGAGAGAATGTTGTCGGCCCGCGCTCGTCAGAATGGGGTGTGGTTGAGCTACACCAATATGGTGGGTGGGCAAGATGAGCTGGTGTTCGACGGGGATAGTATGTTGGTAAACGAAAAAGGAGAAGTGATCAAGCGTGGAAAGGCGTTTGAAGAGGATTTTCTGGTCTCCGATCTTTCGTTTGGTCAGACAAAGCCTCGTCAAATATCCGTGAAAGCGAAAGATCGAGCAAGCCGAAAGTTTGGAAAGTATCTTCAGCGGGTTGTGGTGTCGACAGTCTCTCGAACTCGATCGAAGAAACCGTTGGCGTATGAATCAGCGGAAGAATTGAATACGCTGGAAGAAATCTATCGAGCGCTGGTACTCGGCGTGGGAGACTATGTGAGGAAGAACCGGTTTACGAAGGTGCTGATCGGAGTCAGTGGCGGGATTGATTCGGCCTTGACGGCGGTGATCGCGCGAGATGCTCTTGGGGCTGAGAATGTGATCGGTGTCATGATGCCTTCACCTTATACATCACGCGCCAGTAAGGAAGATGCGCGGGCTTTAGCCAAAGAACTGGCCATTCAACTTCACACCATGCCCATTGGGCAACTCTTTCGAGCATACCTTCGAGCACTGAAAAAGACTTTTCATGATCGACCCTCTGATACGACAGAAGAAAATCTTCAAGCAAGGATTCGTGGGAACCTGCTCATGGCCCTTTCAAATAAATTCGGTCACCTGGTCTTGACGACCGGCAACAAAAGTGAAATGAGCGTGGGGTATGCCACCTTGTATGGGGATATGGCGGGGGGGTTCGCCGTGATCAAAGATGTTCCTAAGACCGTGGTCTTTGACTTGGCGCGGTGGAGGAGTCAGTATCAAGGCAGCCGGTTTGAGACACTCACGATTCCCCAACGTATTCAAGATCGGCCTCCATCGGCCGAACTTAAGGATAACCAACTTGACCAGGATACGTTACCGCCTTATCCGGTCTTAGACGAAATTCTGAAAGCGTACATTGAAGATGACTGCGCTCCAGCAGAAATTTCCGAACGGGGATTTCCCCTATCGACAGTGAAACACGTCATCGCCATGGTCGATCGAAGTGAATACAAGCGACGTCAAGCGCCTGTCGGGATTAAAATTACGCCACGTGCTCTGGGAAAAGACCGGCGGATGCCCATCACGAACCAGTACCCCCATTCTTAA
- a CDS encoding GAF domain-containing protein, whose amino-acid sequence MPHKRPQTIDSLKQALRERTREVEVLHRISESISSTLELEAVLKQIVEVVVEVTKSDACLLYLFSDRRDELILRASKNPHPKLIGRVSIGIGEGITGWVARENTRVVIPKNASEDPRFKLFNRLPEDRYQAFVSVPIVNKGVVVGVINVQHKRAKRYSEETLALLSTIANQVGGAIDNARLYEEMRARALQLDTISHVSETVVSNRLIDEVLQLIVTSTAHMTNSKICSIMLLDEQKGELRIEATQSLSERYRRKPALKIGQSISGRAIKEKQPVYVPDVRTEGGYFYKDLARQEGLCSLVSVPMMMKDKAIGVINSYTSSTYEFTSEDIKALQAIAHQAAVAIAHTNVVEKSFEMQEALEVRKLVERAKGYIMNSRKLSEPEAFQLIQRQSMNLRKSMREVAEAIILSEELQSATRS is encoded by the coding sequence ATGCCGCATAAACGTCCTCAAACAATCGACTCCTTGAAGCAGGCCTTGCGCGAACGTACGCGAGAAGTTGAAGTCCTTCATCGTATCAGCGAATCGATCAGTAGCACGCTTGAATTGGAAGCCGTCTTAAAGCAAATCGTGGAAGTGGTCGTCGAGGTGACGAAATCCGATGCTTGCCTACTGTATCTGTTCTCAGATCGACGAGACGAACTGATTTTACGAGCTTCAAAGAACCCTCATCCGAAACTCATTGGGCGTGTGTCAATCGGAATCGGAGAAGGTATAACAGGATGGGTCGCACGAGAAAACACTCGTGTGGTGATTCCTAAGAACGCGAGTGAAGATCCACGGTTTAAATTGTTTAATCGTTTGCCTGAAGATCGGTATCAGGCATTCGTATCTGTGCCAATCGTGAATAAAGGGGTCGTGGTTGGGGTTATTAACGTTCAGCACAAGCGTGCAAAACGCTACAGCGAAGAAACGCTCGCGTTGTTATCAACCATCGCCAATCAAGTGGGTGGGGCGATCGACAATGCGAGGCTGTACGAAGAAATGCGTGCTCGGGCTCTACAACTCGATACGATTTCCCATGTATCCGAGACGGTCGTGTCGAACCGGCTGATCGATGAAGTCCTGCAATTGATCGTGACGTCGACAGCGCATATGACGAATTCCAAAATTTGCTCCATCATGCTCTTGGATGAACAGAAAGGCGAATTGCGGATCGAGGCCACGCAAAGCCTGAGTGAACGGTACCGGCGAAAACCCGCGCTGAAAATCGGACAGAGCATCAGCGGACGGGCCATCAAGGAAAAACAACCTGTGTATGTGCCAGATGTCCGAACCGAGGGGGGATATTTTTACAAAGATCTCGCAAGGCAGGAAGGATTGTGTTCGCTGGTCTCCGTCCCGATGATGATGAAGGACAAGGCCATCGGTGTGATCAATAGTTATACGTCGTCAACGTACGAGTTTACTTCCGAGGATATCAAGGCCTTGCAGGCCATCGCCCATCAAGCGGCAGTGGCGATCGCGCACACCAACGTTGTGGAAAAGTCATTCGAAATGCAGGAAGCGTTAGAGGTTCGTAAACTTGTCGAACGCGCCAAAGGCTATATCATGAATTCAAGAAAATTATCCGAGCCGGAGGCCTTTCAACTCATTCAACGACAAAGCATGAATCTTCGGAAGTCGATGCGTGAGGTGGCTGAGGCCATTATCCTTTCAGAGGAATTGCAATCGGCCACACGGTCTTAA
- the aroB gene encoding 3-dehydroquinate synthase, which yields MKARSRQHHALSTVHVELGSRSYPIYIQEALLQDIGLRLREADLSGRVAVVTNATVRRLYGSRVERSLKRAGYRPLVIEIPDGERAKTLSWASKIMDQLVTQRFERSDVLLALGGGVIGDIAGFAASMYLRGMSFVQVATTLVAQVDSSVGGKTGVNHRLGKNLIGAFYQPKLVLMDTDTLRTLPKREWIAGLAEVVKYGIIYDREFFQYLEDHLEEVLRLDTCSVQYMIRRCCEIKAEVVAKDERESGLRRILNYGHTIGHALESLGGYRQLIHGEAVGIGMVQEAELSNSLGLCSSTVVRRQRDLVRRVGLSDRLPDVRFSDLWTAMQYDKKVVKGNIHCVLPRAIGRVDVRQLDRQEVKRWFVRERART from the coding sequence ATGAAAGCGCGATCACGTCAGCATCATGCTCTCTCGACCGTTCATGTGGAATTGGGGAGTCGGAGCTATCCTATCTATATCCAAGAAGCCTTGCTCCAAGATATTGGCTTGCGTTTACGAGAGGCCGATCTGTCGGGACGAGTCGCAGTCGTCACGAACGCTACCGTTCGCCGCCTGTATGGGAGCCGCGTAGAACGATCACTCAAACGGGCGGGATATCGTCCGTTGGTCATCGAAATCCCTGATGGTGAGCGTGCCAAAACCTTGAGCTGGGCCTCAAAGATCATGGACCAACTGGTCACCCAACGTTTTGAGCGATCCGATGTTCTATTGGCCTTGGGCGGTGGGGTGATCGGAGATATCGCGGGCTTCGCTGCCTCGATGTATTTACGTGGTATGTCGTTCGTGCAAGTCGCAACGACTTTGGTCGCGCAAGTGGACTCGAGTGTTGGAGGAAAGACCGGGGTCAACCATCGCTTGGGTAAAAATTTGATTGGAGCATTTTACCAGCCGAAGTTAGTGTTGATGGATACCGACACGCTGCGTACCTTGCCCAAACGAGAGTGGATCGCTGGATTAGCCGAAGTGGTGAAGTATGGGATCATCTATGATCGTGAATTTTTTCAGTACCTGGAGGACCATCTCGAGGAGGTGCTTCGGTTGGACACGTGTTCCGTTCAATACATGATCAGACGCTGCTGTGAAATCAAGGCCGAAGTGGTGGCGAAGGATGAACGAGAGTCAGGTTTGCGTCGTATCTTGAATTATGGCCATACGATCGGGCATGCACTTGAATCGTTAGGCGGCTATCGACAGTTGATCCATGGGGAAGCTGTAGGGATTGGGATGGTGCAAGAGGCGGAATTGTCCAATAGTCTGGGGCTCTGTTCATCCACAGTTGTGCGACGGCAACGAGACCTCGTGCGGAGAGTGGGATTGTCCGATCGGCTTCCAGATGTGCGGTTTTCTGATTTATGGACAGCCATGCAATATGACAAGAAAGTGGTGAAAGGGAACATTCATTGCGTCTTGCCGAGGGCGATTGGGCGAGTCGACGTGAGGCAATTGGATCGTCAGGAAGTCAAACGATGGTTTGTTCGTGAACGAGCACGGACATGA
- the aroC gene encoding chorismate synthase, translating to MLRYLNAGESHGKCLMAVLEGVPAGLPLTAEEIDADLVRRQGGYGRGGRMRIEKDRIEFSCGVRKGKTLGNPLGLTIRNKDWENWKDIMAAEPGPPVTERVVTRPRPGHADLVGAIKYGHRDIRNVLEKASARETAIRVAIGGVAKALLAQFGMRVVSYTTEIGSVRAPEATDPLMAYEQAEQSQVRCHDSQSGEKMIELIRSAKHKGDSLGGVFEVVVTNPPIGLGTYAQWDRRLTARLAMAAMSIQAMKGVEIGMGFQAARSFGSEVHDDIYPGEDGQTFLRKTNNAGGLEGGITNGQPIVLRVAMKPIATLYSPKNSVDIETKKPFEATVERSDICTVPAAGVVGEAVIAFEMANVMVEKFGGDSLDEMKRNFDAYQEYVQSF from the coding sequence ATGTTGCGGTATTTAAATGCAGGTGAATCTCATGGGAAATGTTTAATGGCTGTCCTGGAGGGGGTTCCTGCCGGGTTGCCGTTAACGGCGGAAGAAATTGATGCAGACCTTGTGCGGAGGCAGGGCGGATACGGGCGCGGCGGGCGTATGCGTATCGAGAAAGATCGTATTGAGTTTTCCTGTGGTGTTCGCAAAGGGAAAACTCTGGGAAATCCGTTGGGTCTGACCATTCGAAATAAAGATTGGGAAAATTGGAAAGATATCATGGCGGCGGAGCCAGGTCCGCCCGTGACCGAACGAGTCGTGACTCGTCCACGACCGGGGCATGCCGATTTGGTCGGAGCCATTAAATATGGCCATCGAGATATTCGTAATGTCCTGGAAAAGGCTAGTGCCCGTGAAACAGCCATTCGAGTGGCGATCGGGGGAGTCGCAAAAGCCTTGTTGGCGCAATTTGGGATGAGAGTCGTCAGCTATACCACGGAAATTGGGAGTGTGCGGGCACCTGAGGCGACGGATCCCTTGATGGCCTATGAGCAGGCCGAACAATCGCAGGTACGTTGTCATGACTCCCAATCCGGTGAGAAAATGATTGAACTGATTCGGTCGGCCAAACACAAGGGGGATTCTTTGGGGGGCGTGTTTGAGGTAGTGGTGACGAATCCACCTATCGGTCTAGGCACCTATGCCCAATGGGATCGCAGGCTGACAGCCCGGTTAGCCATGGCGGCGATGAGTATTCAGGCCATGAAGGGAGTGGAGATTGGGATGGGGTTTCAAGCCGCCAGAAGTTTTGGGTCAGAAGTTCATGATGATATCTATCCTGGCGAAGACGGTCAAACATTTCTGCGTAAAACCAATAACGCCGGAGGGCTGGAAGGCGGTATTACGAATGGTCAACCAATCGTGCTCCGAGTTGCCATGAAGCCCATCGCGACTCTTTATAGCCCAAAGAACAGTGTCGATATTGAAACCAAGAAGCCTTTTGAGGCGACCGTCGAGCGTTCAGATATTTGTACTGTACCGGCTGCTGGAGTGGTCGGCGAGGCTGTGATTGCTTTTGAGATGGCGAATGTGATGGTTGAAAAGTTCGGTGGCGACAGCCTTGACGAGATGAAGCGAAATTTTGATGCGTACCAGGAATATGTCCAATCATTTTAA
- a CDS encoding AMIN domain-containing protein: MNTRASGLILTAVTVQRRTNHITVFIRGRGNIRFHPHVVSPQLLAVDFPNGSSSLSFQTLQVGHRLLEEVRIEQYPQKLRLAFSLTARVRYAIKTTETFLAVRFAA; encoded by the coding sequence GTGAACACCAGAGCCTCTGGACTGATCCTGACAGCGGTGACTGTACAGCGTCGAACGAATCATATTACCGTCTTCATACGAGGTCGTGGAAACATTCGATTTCACCCACATGTCGTCAGTCCACAGCTCTTGGCCGTAGACTTCCCGAATGGATCATCATCCTTAAGTTTTCAAACCCTACAGGTTGGCCATCGGTTACTCGAGGAAGTTCGGATTGAACAATATCCTCAAAAACTTCGCCTCGCTTTTTCCTTGACAGCACGTGTACGATATGCGATCAAAACGACGGAAACCTTCCTGGCGGTCCGTTTTGCAGCCTGA
- a CDS encoding PilN domain-containing protein encodes MIRINLSPRRSSLESPMPENIHVQLVWGIGVILLTLILCWAWRDTLMSERDHLRQIKKSQEQTLATMMAKREEIGNSLNRHPARASFLSEKWQQKLFPVIALDEVSRGIDSLDIWLTALSVDQKEVVIEGKAFSREGIDTFVDNLEQSSVFESLIKMQIQPLPSADAENMHQFIFHFQAHDVII; translated from the coding sequence ATGATTAGAATCAATTTGTCGCCACGCCGAAGTTCTCTTGAGTCGCCGATGCCGGAGAACATTCATGTTCAGCTTGTTTGGGGAATAGGAGTCATATTATTAACCTTGATTCTGTGTTGGGCTTGGCGCGATACCTTAATGAGTGAACGTGACCATTTGCGCCAAATAAAAAAATCACAAGAGCAGACGTTGGCCACGATGATGGCCAAAAGGGAAGAGATAGGAAACAGCTTGAATCGCCATCCGGCTCGTGCCAGTTTCCTGAGCGAGAAGTGGCAACAGAAACTGTTTCCCGTGATTGCATTGGACGAGGTTAGCCGAGGTATCGACTCATTAGATATCTGGTTAACGGCACTTTCTGTCGATCAAAAAGAAGTGGTCATCGAAGGGAAAGCGTTTTCAAGAGAGGGCATTGATACATTCGTAGACAATCTTGAGCAGTCGAGTGTTTTTGAATCATTGATCAAAATGCAGATTCAGCCTCTGCCGAGCGCCGATGCTGAGAATATGCATCAATTTATTTTTCACTTTCAGGCTCACGACGTCATCATATGA
- the pilM gene encoding type IV pilus assembly protein PilM, with product MFEHTMALCRVRDSRMFKALQKIYSPLGIRFGRSKGRALPVGLDIGSRLIKMVKLTQVESKEWYLDDLRTLEVETRMSDREDSIREQEIVTALMRLVKEAHLEGCNVAVSISGPSVILKSIEMPWMSDEELQGHLRLEVERYLPYERNDIYWDYHVSHRSKLNEASSMFVNLVAAKKPVVDQRVALVKQCGLRPVVVDVDGLALANMFEMNYPEADQETALLVNVGASGLNMITVGGSGYTVMRDIDLLGEWSYEILNQAFQAGHDHQKFMSPDSMDEISFSVPVEEVFRDIAHDIRRVIDDYQGYEHDQAVRRIWLCGGHATVPGLVERLSEQLALPVQIADPCQQLTGFSSMETKDVASLSTLVGVAVGLGLRDGEGYD from the coding sequence GTGTTTGAGCACACGATGGCTCTCTGTCGTGTCAGAGATTCCAGGATGTTTAAAGCCTTACAAAAAATATATTCACCGCTTGGAATACGATTCGGTCGTTCGAAAGGAAGGGCCCTGCCTGTAGGGTTGGATATCGGCTCTCGTTTGATCAAGATGGTCAAATTGACTCAAGTTGAATCAAAAGAATGGTATCTGGATGATCTCCGAACCCTAGAAGTGGAAACCCGAATGTCGGATCGTGAGGACTCGATTCGAGAACAGGAGATCGTGACGGCTTTGATGCGTCTTGTGAAGGAAGCACATCTTGAAGGTTGCAACGTCGCAGTATCCATCTCAGGTCCTTCCGTCATACTGAAATCAATCGAAATGCCATGGATGTCTGACGAAGAACTGCAGGGTCATCTAAGATTAGAGGTTGAGCGATACCTCCCGTATGAGCGAAATGATATCTACTGGGATTATCATGTTTCTCACCGATCTAAGCTGAATGAGGCTTCATCCATGTTTGTGAACCTGGTGGCGGCGAAAAAACCCGTGGTAGATCAACGGGTTGCCTTGGTTAAGCAATGTGGGCTGCGGCCAGTCGTCGTTGATGTGGATGGTCTAGCTTTAGCCAATATGTTTGAGATGAATTATCCTGAGGCAGACCAGGAGACGGCTCTCCTCGTGAATGTGGGGGCTAGTGGCCTAAACATGATTACGGTTGGAGGCTCTGGCTATACGGTGATGAGAGACATCGACCTTTTGGGAGAATGGTCTTACGAGATCCTCAACCAGGCATTTCAGGCAGGACATGATCATCAGAAATTTATGAGCCCGGACTCGATGGATGAAATATCCTTCTCAGTTCCCGTTGAAGAAGTTTTCCGAGATATTGCTCATGACATTCGACGAGTCATCGATGACTATCAAGGGTACGAACATGATCAGGCTGTCCGACGAATCTGGCTATGTGGGGGGCATGCGACGGTTCCAGGTTTAGTGGAAAGGTTGTCGGAGCAATTAGCTTTGCCCGTACAAATCGCTGATCCCTGTCAGCAATTGACAGGTTTCTCGAGTATGGAGACGAAGGATGTTGCTTCCCTCTCTACCCTCGTTGGCGTGGCTGTGGGACTAGGCCTCCGAGATGGTGAAGGCTATGATTAG